The Candidatus Angelobacter sp. genome window below encodes:
- a CDS encoding 2-isopropylmalate synthase — protein MKKIKIFDTTLRDGEQIPGCKLNPFEKIRIAQQLEFLGVDIIEAGFPISSPGDFKSVEEICKNVTKPVICALTRAKKKDIEVAASALKKARNPRIHTGIGTSNWHIKYKFNSTPGEILEKAIGAIKYAKSFVEDVEFYAEDAGRTENEFLAKVCELAIKAGCTVLNIPDTTGYCLPEEYGEKIRFLKENVKGIHRITISTHCHNDLGVATANSLYGIINGADQIECTINGIGERAGNTDLGEIVMIMKQHNHLGFSTNINTKFIYPTSKLICKYTGIYVQANKAIVGCNAFSHSSGIHQDGVLKKRETYEIIDPKEVGVEKSSIILTARSGRAALAYRCRKLGYFTQKKDLDNLYSLFLKEADNKKEISDENLIMMIKKIPLMKKIKSYG, from the coding sequence ATGAAAAAAATCAAAATTTTTGATACTACTTTACGAGATGGAGAACAGATTCCTGGGTGTAAATTAAATCCCTTCGAAAAAATTCGAATAGCTCAACAACTAGAATTTTTAGGAGTGGATATTATAGAAGCTGGGTTTCCCATTTCTAGTCCAGGTGATTTTAAATCTGTAGAAGAAATTTGTAAAAATGTAACGAAACCAGTAATATGTGCACTTACCCGTGCAAAAAAGAAAGATATAGAAGTTGCTGCTTCTGCTCTAAAAAAGGCTAGAAATCCAAGAATCCATACAGGGATAGGAACATCTAATTGGCACATAAAATACAAATTCAATAGCACCCCAGGCGAGATTCTGGAAAAAGCTATTGGAGCTATTAAGTATGCTAAAAGCTTTGTTGAAGATGTAGAATTTTACGCAGAGGATGCAGGTAGAACAGAAAATGAATTTCTTGCTAAAGTTTGCGAATTAGCTATTAAAGCTGGTTGTACGGTATTAAATATACCAGATACAACAGGATATTGTCTTCCAGAAGAGTATGGAGAAAAAATACGATTTTTAAAAGAAAATGTTAAAGGAATTCATAGAATAACCATTTCCACGCATTGTCATAATGATCTTGGGGTAGCTACTGCAAATTCCTTGTATGGAATAATTAATGGAGCTGATCAAATTGAATGTACAATTAATGGAATAGGAGAGAGAGCGGGAAATACAGATTTAGGAGAAATTGTAATGATAATGAAACAACATAACCATTTAGGTTTTTCCACTAATATTAATACAAAATTTATATATCCAACAAGTAAACTGATCTGTAAATACACGGGAATTTATGTACAAGCTAATAAAGCTATTGTTGGATGTAACGCTTTTTCTCATTCATCTGGGATTCATCAAGATGGTGTACTTAAAAAACGGGAAACTTACGAAATTATAGATCCTAAAGAAGTAGGTGTTGAAAAATCTTCCATAATATTAACAGCTAGAAGTGGCCGGGCTGCATTAGCTTATCGATGTAGAAAACTTGGATATTTTACCCAAAAAAAAGATTTGGATAATCTTTACTCTCTTTTTCTTAAAGAAGCTGATAATAAAAAAGAAATTTCGGATGAAAATCTCATAATGATGATAAAAAAAATACCCTTAATGAAAAAGATTAAAAGTTATGGGTAA